A genomic region of Antennarius striatus isolate MH-2024 chromosome 16, ASM4005453v1, whole genome shotgun sequence contains the following coding sequences:
- the LOC137610014 gene encoding GDP-L-fucose synthase-like, with protein sequence MASEVKMRVLVTGGSGLVGKAIEYVVHQEAGKLEGEEWIFLSSKDADLVDVVQTRAVFEKYRPTHVIHLAAKVGGLYLHMMENLQFLRDNIRINDNVLQTAHEMGVTKVVSCLSSCIFPDKTTYPIDETMIHNGPPHDSNFGYSHAKRMIDVQNRAYFKQYGHHYTAIIPTNVFGPHDNFSMENGHVLSALINKTYTAKKEGTPVKVCGSGAPRRQFIYALDLGRLILWVLREYKEIDPIILTVGEEEEVSIKEAMHMVAKALDFTGEVLFDTTKSDGQMKKTASNVKLRRYLPDFTFTPLEEAIKTTCDWFVANYDIARK encoded by the exons ATGGCATCAGAGGTCAAAATGCGTGTGTTGGTGACTGGTGGATCTGGGCTGGTGGGCAAAGCCATTGAATATGTGGTGCATCAAGAAGCTGGGAAACTGGAGGGAGAGGAATGGATCTTCCTCTCTTCAAAGGACGCTGATCTTGT TGATGTAGTGCAGACCAGGGCTGTGTTTGAGAAGTACCGTCCCACTCATGTCATCCACTTGGCTGCAAAGGTCGGAGGTCTCTACCTTCACATGATGGAGAACCTGCAATTTTTG AGGGACAACATCCGAATCAACGACAACGTGCTTCAGACTGCCCATGAGATGGGTGTCACCAAAGTCGTGTCTTGCCTGTCCAGCTGCATTTTCCCTGACAAAACCACATATCCCATTGACGAAACCATG ATACACAATGGACCACCTCATGACTCCAATTTTGGATACTCACATGCTAAAAGGATGATTGATGTTCAGAACAG agCGTACTTCAAGCAGTATGGTCACCACTACACTGCAATCATTCCAACCAATGTGTTTGGTCCCCATGACAACTTCAGCATGGAAAATGGTCATGTGCTATCAGCACTCATCAACAAGACATACACAGCCAAAA AGGAAGGAACTCCTGTAAAGGTGTGTGGCTCTGGAGCACCAAGAAGACAGTTCATCTATGCTCTG GATTTGGGCCGTCTAATCCTTTGGGTCCTGAGAGAATATAAAGAAATTGATCCAATTATCCTCACTG TtggtgaagaggaagaagtcTCAATCAAAGAGGCCATGCACATGGTAGCAAAAGCTCTGGACTTCACTGGTGAAGTACTT TTTGACACCACTAAGTCTGATGGCCAAATGAAGAAGACAGCCAGCAATGTTAAGCTAAGACGCTACCTACCTGACTTCACCTTCACACCACTTGAAGAAG CTATAAAAACCACTTGTGATTGGTTCGTGGCCAACTATGACATTGCCCGGAAGTGA
- the alkbh7 gene encoding alpha-ketoglutarate-dependent dioxygenase alkB homolog 7, mitochondrial — protein MNLLLYLVKRIHKPAGCVRYRCSLSPGGRGGPTPVPDQALITGSSQALIDRMGSQVEVRTGFITDEEEQSLLRELEPGLKKKRYEFDHWDDAIHGYRETERASWGAACQEVLNRVRLVAFPEGSALLGPVHVLDLDKTGYIKPHIDSVKFCGSTIAGLSLLSDSIMRLVKEDDTNEWVDLLLPRHSLYILRDQARYNFTHEILKDEESVFNGQKVPRLRRISVICRNLPS, from the exons ATGAACCTGTTGCTTTATTTAGTAAAGCGGATCCATAAACCAGCGGGTTGTGTTCGGTACCGCTGCTCTCTGAGCCCCGGGGGCCGCGGCGGCCCGACACCGGTCCCAGATCAGGCTCTGATAACCGGGTCAAGTCAGGCGCTAATAGACAGAATGGGCTCTCAGGTGGAGGTGAGGACGGGCTTCATCACTGACGAAGAAGAGCAGAGTCTTCTGCGAGAGCTGGAACCAGGTCTGAAGAAGAAACGCTACGAGTTCGACCACTGGGATGAT GCTATTCACGGCTACCGGGAGACTGAGCGTGCGAGTTGGGGCGCAGCGTGTCAGGAGGTCCTGAATCGTGTCCGATTGGTGGCGTTTCCTGAGGGTAGTGCACTCCTTGGCCCCGTGCACGTCCTTGATCTGGACAAGACGGGCTACATCAAGCCTCATATTGACAGTGTCAAG TTCTGTGGCAGCACCATTGCTGGATTAAGCCTTCTGTCTGATAGTATCATGCGCTTGGTGAAGGAGGATGACACCAACGAATGGGTGGACCTGCTACTGCCCCGACACTCCCTCTACATACTCAG GGACCAGGCCAGGTATAACTTCACTCATGAGATCCTGAAAGATGAGGAGTCTGTGTTCAATGGACAGAAGGTGCCTCGCCTGCGTCGAATCTCCGTCATCTGTCGAAACCTTCCCAGCTAA